GAAAGAGACATGTATTATCATATACAGATATTAAGCTAAAGATTAAGGTGGTTCTGTTAATGATGCCCACTAAGAAAGTCTCCTTACTTTCTGCAGAACAGAGGCGAGAATGGCAGTGGCATCGCGATACTGGGGAGAGTCCTGACCATAGAGCCTGCTGAGCTCCTCCAGGCCAGACAGCTCCAAGGAGTACAGGTCAGGAGAGTGGTCCTTTGCCAAATGTCGGTGTCTCTGCAGCTACACGAAGGGCAGAGGACAAAGACATGTGAGCCACAATGCAGGTGATTTCCTCATTTTCCTAAGAATAAATATTGGTTATTTACAGAGGACCTGAGCAACTTACCAGAGCTGTGATATCATGCAGCACTTGGACCTCAGACAGGAAGAGCAAATCAGCCTAGAAAGCAAGGATAGAAGAGAGGTAAGAAGGGAAACACAGACTCCAAGTGCACCAAATTGATACATTTCAAGGATTAAAGTTGACAAAAAACAACCTTAATCAGGTAAATCTGGTCACTTTATTTTTTACGGTTGGACGCCTTTGTGTGGATACAGTGTTGCTGTTTGAAACTGACCTCTGCATTTCTGCTGAGGGAGTTGAGGGGCAGGGAAGCCAGCACTGAGCCATCCTGGGACAGGCGGGCACGGATCTGTTGCAAGGTGACTGGTAGGTCCTCAAACACAGCATTGGCCTTACCCAGCATATACAACCTCTGAGAGCgacaaataaagtaaaagcaGATGAGCATCTTCAGAGTGATGTCACACAGAGTAAGTATGCCTTGTCCAGTCTCAGGATACTTTCATTACCTCCTCACTGGGGGCCAGCTGCAGCACTACAGGGGTGTCCTCAGCAAACAAAGAGTGTACCGTCTCAGCAACACTATCCAAGGTGAAGGGTACCGGCTGCAAGCAAGAAGACGACCCAATGACGACGCCGAATTACATTGCAGACTTCAGTAATATTTCCACCATGGCATTATGTTTGATGTACAAAACATCATCATAATGCCACCGTCCAATCTGACTCACATTCTCCAAAGGGTAGGAGGCCACACTCTGAGGCAGCGCCAGGCTGTCGACTCCTCTCACCACCACCAGTATGTTAGCTCGGGGACGCTTGAAGAGCGGACCAGACTGAAGGCCTGGCCAGGACAGATCCTGCACAGAGTATCAAAGGTTGATATGGTGAAGTTGTTAGCAGACAGTCGCTTacttacacattcagcagctgcagagcaaaAATATCATgtatttggagttgtgtttctggtcatttggtgaatttaagtccaatattcactctcctttaaCTTTAGTTTGGCCTCTATCAACTCCTGAAGTAAATATCTGattctttagcagctaaatgctccacaatGTTCAGTCACTATCCGTGTCCgtttgctgtttggtgctgagcaggtagtgtgcTGTGCGTTTTTAGAGCTTTGCCAAaatcagctgcctgctgcaacCAAAAGCTTTAGCATGAGAGTGGtgacagtgaaccaaaacagtgaagttggcAGCAGGACAGGCAAACAATGAACTCCAGCTCCAGAGAGCCGAGgagagctgcagattcaggtgatgaTTTTCTGTAGGTTCATTACTACAACTTCCCCTCTCacagagctttttttaaaaaaaaataacaaagcaCCTCTTGAACAGAGAAGCCCATGGTTAAAGCCACGAGGTCAGGGATCTTCTCTCCAGAGACTGGCCATTCTCCTTTCTGGAAGGACACAAACTCTGGAGCCTGTAGCACCGTTAAGCTGTCTCCATAAACACCTGTGAGAAAAATCAGGTGTTAATCCAGGTGAAACGTGTGGGAAAGAGTAAAGTCACAGAACAATTACTCTCAAGAAGAAAACCATCATCTTCTCACTAGTTCAAGTTCATAACCCTTTAAATGTTCAAATAATGTAAGTATAATGTTGAGTTATTTTGTATGCAATCTTGAGTAGAGTAGCGTTTtcaaaaatttaataaaaatgtagagtCCGTGGCATGTACAAACGATCCCACTTGCAATGCTTTGTCATTGGTTGATGTAAATATCAATATTCACAGTACTCAGTGACGGCCCCCAATGTGAAATTGCTGCTACTACTACAGCAGAACTACTAAATACTGCAGAACTATGATCTACTGATTATTTACTATGTGGGAAATAATGAATGAGtgaaagaggaggtggagacagtGTTGCTTTTGTGGAGCTTTAACCTTGTTAATATCTATTATTTTGCCAGACCTGTGCCCATTATATGTGTTTAAAGTGAAAGTCAGGCAGCTGTAGCCttttcaaactgatttttttttttttaatttggggAAAGATAATTAATATCAAAATACAACATTTCTGCTATCCATGAGTATTGGCATTTCATCAATACTAGACATGGAGGTGACTGTACCAACTAGTGCCTGGCTTGACATTCACATGTAATGAAATTCAGATATTATAATTGCACATTCATACAATTCAACTTCTTCATTAACTATCTCTGGGCCACACCATCCACTGAGAGTTACCAATTAATATTAaggctctcctcttcctcagatgCTGTTGTGCAGTAATGGAGAGTAGGACCTCTGATATGAGAAGCTGTGCCACTTCTGTCAGTGTAGTGGGACAATTAATCCTCACTGATGTGTTAACTGGCCGCTAACAGCCTGATTGGTCCCAGTAGATATAAACCTTAAACGGTACAGCGCTGCTCATGGAGCCATTCACTTGTGAACTCGTGACAAAGTCCTGATGATGAATGTTGAAGAGGAACTACAGAGTCACATGACAGCACAGTCTAATGTAAATGACTAACCAGCTCTGAGGAAGCAAGCACATGCGTATTTAActtaaaatgtgaatgtttatGACCCTTTTCCAACGAGATAAACAACATATTCTCATCCTCACTGCTAGCGTTTATAGCTGTAGATCATAATGTTAGCTTGTTGCTAACAGTTAAGGTATTAGTACATTAACTGTTAgctacaagctaacattacCGGCTCCAGTTTGTAAACCTGCTTATTGGTAGATTCAGTACTCGAAATATTTCACACATTCTAACTTATCTAAAACAGTGAAACATAATGTGTAGAATAGTAAAACTGTATTATAGCTAGAATTAATTTCATCAGTAAGCTAAACGGCGATGTTAATGATGTCCCATGCTAGCTTGGCTGAGCTGAGCTGTCAAACGCAAATACGGCGGAAAAAATGGCGTTAATCGTGCTGTAATATCTAATGAAGGAAAACtaacaagacaaagaaacactCCCGACTACCTCTCGGTTGCACATTTCTTACCGGTGATGGCAAGAAGGCAGAGGAGAGACGCTGCGGAGAAAACAGCCTCCATCTTTCGACAGTTTGTCAGCGACATCTTTCTCCTCGGCACAGCAGGGATCAGCTGACCTGACGTCACGACACCGCAAAGAATGATGGGACGGTATCTGACAGCAGTGGGTGTCGGTCACAGTTCAGTCCAGAGCACCCACagttttctttagttttcttttcctctgagaCTTAAAATGAAGCAACAATATTTGTCTTTCCAcgaaaaagataaaaaatgtatataaattgGCAATACTTACTCATTTACGTTATCTATGAAGCCAAAAGGCCAAACATTTGTAGTCTTATACTctcttttctccatttcatGTCATACTGAATAGGCTGAATATCTtcaggttttggactgttggtggattacaaaatatattttctgacTTTAAATGGACTAAGTGACTAATTATAATAATGTTCCATCAACAATGAGTataatcattagttgctgcCAAGGTTATAAAGTAGTTTAATCACCTTTACCTCCTTGTGGATTTATTATTCTTGTAAGGCCTGAGGTGAGTTTATGTTGTCCCACACAGATGTCTGGCTGGGTCTAATGCCTGGTGTAACTGCAAAGTTTCACTTCTAAATTCTGGTGTACAAATGAGCAACAGTTGATGCAAATGATTGTTTGATTCTTCTATGTTTCAGTTTGCCAACTGTGTCTCAAAAGCCTGGAAATGGCTAATTAATGATCAATCAGATGTTTCCAGCGAATAATATTTGTTGCTGATGGTCTGATGGTTTGACTGAGAAAGATAATTTAGTTGTTCTTCTATTTCTAGACTTTCTttgttgtttgaaaatgtgtatCACTCTGTCGCTCCGTCTTGTTTGAATTCATGGTGTCTCGTAAGCCCATGCAGGTTTTCACATAGTTATATGTATGACACAATGATACAAATTGGCCCAGATTGGCACAATCACATCTGTTTGACAAATATCAGCACAAATATCTTTAAATTTACCATCCAGATCATAAAGTATGTagcaagcttttttttttttttatctttaatgtaaaatgagTTTAATTTTCAGGCAAAGATCTGAagatagaaatagaaaagaCCAGTGAATTTACTTTAGCACTGACTTTACAAACCtaagaaaagaaacagctgGTTAAGTAAAACCACCAAATAGGACCTTTGCTACGATGTCACAGAGTTGCTTAAATCAACCCTCTGGTAGGATGTCAAGAAGTAGTTTGAATGTACTATGATAAAAAGCCCAAAAAAGCTGATATCTTGAGGGTTGGCTCAGGTGGAGAGTGGTGCTCTGAAATAACCTCAATAGGTTGGTGTCATTTCCACAACAAAGAAATCAGGCTTTCAAAATAAGCTCTTTGTATGgctaaaaatactgttttggtCGGTGCTGATGTGCACCGGAGCAGCTGGGTGACGTTTCAGCGCTGGTTTATCAGCAGTTTTACAGACTACGAATGTCACACATCAGGTATTTTACCAAACTTCTTTCTGGAGCACTATGataatgcaaaaacaaatctcCATGAATCGCACACTAACAACTAACAACAAAATGgagctgcacacaaacagcagtttcAAGGTCTATTTCCCACCATTCTGATGTGTTTTACTgacaaacaggagaaagaaaagggcgGGTGATGGCCGAGCACTGAAATCCTGTTTAATATGTACACAATTATTCTCACCTTGATCATATCCATTTATAACAGCAGGTTATTAGAGGCTTAAGTACAGGACCGTGACTTTATCTCTGAAATGACACCCCCCTGCACCTTCTGCCTCTGGACATGACTCTCTTACTTCAGTCTGTAGGCTGAGAATCTTAAAGTCTGCGAGGCTCAACTCATCTCAATTAGCAGTCCGTGAATCCACGACCTTTACCTGGACGTGTGAAATAGGCCAGCAGCACCTACCCTACTCCTCGCTTAGCTCCCGCCTCACTGCACAAGGCTCTCTGAACTTTGCTGCTAAATAAAACGAGCATTTATCTAGCACATTCTTGGTAATCTTTTCAACATTAGGAGAAGTCTTAAGATCATCCCGGAGCCTGAGTCTGATTTCAGTgtgcttcctctcttttctccaggGGCTCATTTATGCCCCGAGGGGTTGGATTGCCCATGTCCCTCTCTAAAGCTCCATTGTCAGCTTGCGGATCAACTAAacacccccccaacccccaccctGAGTTTTGGCATGGCTCTTGGCAGCCTGCCAGTGATCTCTTTGCACCCACCCTGCGGAGATAGGCCATTTGGGAATTATATTTGGAGTCCATCTACCTTGTGTGGCTCccttttttttacttcagtcaCCAGTGTTGTTGAAGCTCAGCCGGATTGTCCTGCTGACACGCTGCTGCTCGTTCGGTGCCTCTCTGCAGAGCCTCCTGCACTGATGTGTTTTCCTCAGCGCCTTATTGGACACGCCAATGTGAGCAAAGATCAAACGTTGATGCACAGACTCAAAGCATATTCAGTATGTGATGCAGACCATCGCCGGATTAACCTCCTGTGGGGCCCTGGGCCAGTGCCGTGGGCCCCCCTAACCTCCCGCTTCTCCCGCTCTCCGCACCGCATGAATGCACCCAGTCAACCCCTTGATACCTGATACTCCTATAACTTCAATACAGCTCCAGGTTTTCACGTCTCAGCTACTTTGTGGTGATTGTCTCATTTGTccatattctatatttttgatACCaggaaagaaacaacaaaaccaaaagtgaCTCCCTATTTCCTGCAACGTCTGTTCGAGACACCCCTGATAATAAAAGAGCTCGACAGGGTAGTTGTTAAGAAGCGCAGTGAATCTGTTGGAGACCGTAGCGTGGATTTTCGTGAGTCTCTCTGGCTTCAGGATGTTGTATAAGGGAGTGAGTCAAGTGCTCGAGGTCATCACAATGAAGAAGCAGAGCAACAATGTGGCtcctttatgtgtttttaatagccGACAGTGGAGGTCAGTGCCGAGGTCAGAGCAGGGGAATGAAAGGTATCAGACCTCGACTAAAAAGTGGGTTTTAGTCTTTTGGTGACACTTGTGCACGTGAAGAAAAACAGAGTAGACATACTCTAAAAATTACACCACCAAAAGACCCAGCAATTATCACCACCTTACAATAATTATATTTCAGTTAATACTGTGGTAAAGGGGGGCATTTTTCTAAACTTGTTACTTGGTTTGGGAAAATGTACTCAAGTTaacagacactgaaacacaatgaatTCTGTGCTCACTTTGCATCAAAGCAGGATGACCAACAGAATAAACAGCACGTCAGCCTCCCTTTGGTCAGTCAAATTAAATAATACTGCAAGTATCCCTGGCTTTTTCACTTTTAAGGATCATGTCAACATTTAGTTGCGGAAAGGTTCTAAGTAACAAATTCAACACCTAAACAAGAGTTGGATTTAACACCAAAGGCCCGTTAAATTCAGCATCTAATAACAGCTTCTGCACACTGGAGGGCGCTACAAGCCACTAGCTGTCCAGCATATACGTAGAGGCAGCATGTAATAGATGGCCAGTCGCTCAGTCATGGCTGCAGTAAAGCTTTGCATGACACCTACAATACTAAAATATTCCAAGAGGTGGCAATATAGGATTGTGGTGTAGTCAGTTTGGGCAGCAGGCAAAACTTTAGTTCTCTCAAGTCTATTTAATTAAACACTGAGAAAAAAGGAACAGAACAAGTTTGTTCTTGcagtttgtatatttattttaaagcaacttcttttgtaaaatataaatacaaattatgagatattttaattacaaagttaaaacaaaaatgaacacaCCAAAAATTACTTTACTGCAGTAGCCTCCCTGTTATATACAAGCTCTGTGCCAAAGGGTGAATATCAACATTATCTTAAAACTTTATTATACAAACAATTTTGTAGTTTTGCATGTTAAATTACAGACTAAACAGGAAGCaaaattttaacaaaaaaaaaaaaaatacaacaaaatagcCTGAGGCTCAGACGAGCTCTGAaggctgaggagagaaaaaaaaaaaaaacaggacatcATGTGCTTCCTATAAACACAAATACCACATTCAATAGCACAGCCTCAGTACTATGTcagctacacacagacacaatgtgcagcacactcacacactccgtCCAGCCGCTGACAACCACACTGTGTTGCCACACTAAATCTTTCTGGAGACATGAGCAacatcagaaagaaaaaacaaaaaaatctctagatattttatatgtatgtatgcatgtgtgtaatatctatataaatctatatctatatatatatagatatatatagatattacacacacatttatatatacacatatatacacacacatttatatttatatttatttatttgtttatacatatattaatttataaaaataagacCATTATTACGTCTATTGAGTCACAAATGTCTTGATCCTCAGTTAATGGAGGGTAACGTTTCAGCTGCCCAGTCAGCCAGCAGGTCAGTCCATCTGTACAATACGCCAGCGCTGGTTCAGAGCAGGGCCGAAGCGTGGGAACTAAGGGTCAGGCTAAGGCATATCGTCATAACCCCTGGTAGGTTCTAAAGCAAACTGCAGTCGGTAAGGATCAAGGTCTGCGTGTAGCGGCCTCAGGGGTCACGATGAGCCCAGTTTACCAACAGCCTTGATTCTGTCCTTCAGTTTGTCCCCCTGGTGCTCCCAGTGGTCATCCAGACACTCCAGTGTGGAGCCCAGAAGAGCGGCCAGCTCAGCACTGTCTTCCACCAGGTCCAGCAGGTCCTTGCTGTCCGGATGAAAACCCTCTAGCTCCTCTGGGCAGGAGAAGAGCTGAGACAAAGAGGCCTGCCGGTAAAACTCCGCCTCTGCCACCGTCACCACCTCCATGTGGGGGAAGGCCTGCCGGAAACTGCGGGCAGACATCCGCAGCCGACGAAGCACGTCGGACAGTAGCAGCCAGTTTCTTGGGCTGAAAGAGGAAAGCGACCAATGTTTAGCAATGAGGGCTGACAGGGaggcaaaacattttaaagaggTGTGTCTGCTCTTGAGATCAAAGCTCACCCCTGGGAGAGGGACACCTGGATGTTATAGCAAGGCAGCAGAGGTCGGTCAGAgaactcaaactcaaacaccTCTCTCttatcatcctcatcctcatcctctggGCCCGGTGGGTCGGCCAGAATGTCGTAGGCCCCGCCCTCTTCGCTCGACTctgacacacagaaatacacgagtaagtgtaagtgtgtgcgtTCACATCATCATAAAAGACACGGGGCTGTGTAGACACATAGGCATGACTTTGTAAGCACTAAAACACAGCGTGCTGATCAGCACTCACCACACACGGCGCTGCCATAGAATTCCCAATAAAGCCCTGGGTCATCATCTGAGCGGCCCTGAAGGTCAGCAAAATAAtctgtggagagaagagaggagcgAAGCCTGTTATTCAAGAGCCGGAGCTCTGGGGACACGCAAGGAGGCAAATACAATTGCCCTTTAAGACTacagcagaaaaatggataAAGAGCACAGTAAAATagaagaggagggtgaggaggaagaggaggagggaggggggggcagtgtcaagagagaaaagagaaacaaacagagcaaaTGTTTTGGGGGTGGAAGGGGGGGGCACTGATGGTCAGGGGCCAGCGGCTGTACCACGGGGGAGGAGAGCGACGGTCTCCGCTGGGTTAGAGCTGGCTCAGTTCAGAGCAGAGCTACAGAAGGCTGCCAGGAATCAAACAAGAACCACACACAGCCGctgagtgcacacacacgcacacacacacacacacacacacacacacacacacacacacacacacacagagcgagctggaaacaaacaagcagaggGAGCTGGATAAGCACACACAGCAAGAGCAAAGTGTgtattcagcacacacacacacatgcgcgcgcacacacacattcacagagtGAGAGCTGGGCTTTGTGCCAGTGCTGAGGCGTGGGGCGTCTGGCGTGTGTTTGGAGGGATTAACGGCCTCCAGATGAGTGGGACCAGGTGGAGGGAGGGCAGCAATCGCTCGCTCTCACTCATTTTCTCCGGTGCTCACCCCACTCTGTCAATCTTGCAGCCATCGATCCGTCCATCCACACTCATTTCAAAATTCAACACCATCTTTCCAGCCGTCTACATACAAATCTGTTCACCCTTCTGCAGACCGTGAACTTACACCTGTTCATTTTCACCCCCATCTACCACCTTTTCTCCTGCGTCTTGTCTCTTTTACTAAAGCCTCTGGTGTGTCTCAGGTAATCGGTTTTAACTCGGCGGATGTTCATGTAATATTAAGCAGCTGGCTACAGAGGAAGACTCTGCATATATGAttccatttcctcctcctgtaCACAAACTCAAACCGTTCAGACGAGCCCTCTCAACATATAAGCAACAAATACAGACCGCGTCAGACTCTAGCGTGGCAgccttgttaaaaaaaaaaaaaaaaaaagaagaaggggaaaaaaaaaacaaaaaacaggcgctcgcatgcatgcatacaaaaGCAGAATCTCCAGCCAGAGCGAAGCCCATTTCCGCACGTACGCTGAGCAAACACAGTTGGCGTTGCTAAGTAACCAGATAGAGGAGctcagaggcagcagcacacaACCCGGCGGGCTGAGACTCCCTGTCTAACAGGTGGtcaggggagggggagaggagcaCGGGGGAGGGTGCCGGAGGGGAAATGGGATGACAGAGACGGGCATGTCTTATAGCAGCGGTTGGGAGGAGGAGATTGACTCATACCAACAGGTTGCACAGAGGTCAGGAACAttgaaagagcagaaaacagtgaaTGAGCCAAGGTTGGGGCATTAAGGAGCCGTGTTGCTGACTGTTCTTTTTAACAATTCACCCTCGCCCCACCTTGATATCCTCACATCTGTTTGCGTTTTAATTCAGTCCTTTTCTAGCAATTGCCATTTCATGATTTGCAGTCAAAAGGTCCACTGATATTCAAATTTCCTGGTTTtgctttcctctttctctgcacAAGGGAGGAAACCTTCTACCATTGCACTCATCGCTACAACAAATGCATTAGTGTATGGTACATTTTAGgcaatgaaaacagtaaaaacaaaagtttaatCAGGGTCTCAGAATCCAAAAAGAAAACCAAGGTCAAGTCCTCTGC
This region of Pempheris klunzingeri isolate RE-2024b chromosome 10, fPemKlu1.hap1, whole genome shotgun sequence genomic DNA includes:
- the atp6ap2 gene encoding renin receptor translates to MSLTNCRKMEAVFSAASLLCLLAITGVYGDSLTVLQAPEFVSFQKGEWPVSGEKIPDLVALTMGFSVQEDLSWPGLQSGPLFKRPRANILVVVRGVDSLALPQSVASYPLENPVPFTLDSVAETVHSLFAEDTPVVLQLAPSEERLYMLGKANAVFEDLPVTLQQIRARLSQDGSVLASLPLNSLSRNAEADLLFLSEVQVLHDITALLQRHRHLAKDHSPDLYSLELSGLEELSRLYGQDSPQYRDATAILASVLQKFGEDVYGLYGNSAVVEVVTVKTFEAPLTRKSRSILESRQISNPGSPYNLAYKYNFQYAVIFNIVLWLMIALALAVIAIAYNLWNMDPGYDSIIYRMTNQKIRMD